The window GCGTGGAAGCGCTCGCCCTCGAACGAGAGGACCGCGTCCACGAGGTGCTCGAGAGTCTTGGGTCCGGCCAGCGTCCCGTCCTTCGTGACGTGCCCGATCAGGAACACGGGAACGCCCGTCGTCTTTGCAAAAACCTGCAGGCGGCTCGCGCACTCGCGCACTTGCGTCACCGAGCCCGCCGCCGCCTGCGCGGCGGGCGAGGCGATCGTCTGGATCGAGTCCACGACGACCGCCGCGTACCGGCCGGCTCGCGCCGCTTCGAGGATCGCGTCGAGGTTCGTCTCGGCGAGGAGGAAAAGGCCCGGCGCCGCCACTCCGAGGCGGACGGCGCGCATCCGGATCTGCTGCGCGGACTCCTCCGCACTGACGTACAGAACCTCGCCCATCCGTTCGGCGAGACGGGACGCCACCTGCAGGAGCAGCGTCGATTTGCCGATCCCCGGCTCTCCGCCGAGAAGGACGATCGAGCCCGGCACGAGGCCGCCGCCGAGGACGCGGTCCACGTCGGCCATGCCGGTCGGAATGCGCGGGACCTCCGCGGCGGCGACGTCCGACAGGCGAACCGCCGTGGACGCGACGCCGGCACCGGCCGCCGCGGCACGCGGCGCCTCGCGTTCCTCGGCCAGCGTGTTCCACCCGCCGCATTCGGGGCAGCGCCCGATCCACTGCGGGCTCTGGGCTCCGCACGCGGAGCAGGCGAAAACGGTTGCGGGTTTGCGTGCCATTGGTGTGTTTCGCGCAGCGAACGGAACTGATTCCATTGAATCATGAATCCACGCCGGACGCGGGGGCACATAATCCAACGCTTCCGGTCTCGGAGGTCTAGTTTTGCTGAACGCGCCCAGGCCCCGTGTCGGGGCCCGCCACGCGCGGGCACTGCGCCGGCTTACGTTCCCGATCGCGCTTCTCGCCGGCCTCTTCGCCTCGAGTCCGGCGGCCGAGGCGGCATGCACGGGCTGTGCGAAGCCGAGCTTCGGGCCCAACGCGCTCGCTTTCCCCACCGACGGGGTCAGGGCTGCCGGCGACTTCAATGGCGACGGGATTTCGGACGTGGCGACGGCCCGGTTCGGCCAGTGGGCAAATACCTTGGGGACGATCCGAGTGTCGCTCGGGAGCGCGGGGGGAACGATGCTGCTTGCGTCGAGCACGGACGTGCCCGACACCTACGACCTCGCGATCGCAACTGGCGATTTCGATGGGGACGGCAGGCTCGATCTCGTCGTCGTCAAGCGGCAGGTCGACGGGCAGAACCTGACCGGCCACGTTCTCTTCCTTCGCGGCGATGGCGCCGGCGGATTCGCGCCGGCCCTTTCGGTCGCGAGCGGATTCATCCCCGGTCCGTTCGCCGTCCTCGACGTCGACGGGGACGGAAGGCTCGACCTCGCGGTCGGCTCACTGGACGAGGTTCTCGTCTTCCGCGGACGGGGCGACGGGACCTTCCAGGCGCCGACGGCCATTCCGTATTCCGGGTGGATCGCCGCCATCGTGGTGGGCGATGTCGACTCGGACGGCCGGCCGGATCTCGTCGTCTCGAACACGACGCGCATGTCGGTCCTGCGCAACACCCCGGGTGGACTCGTGACGAGTTTCGAATCGTTCGACGCTCCCACTTCGTCCCGCGAGTTCGCGCTCGCGGACGTCGATGGTGACGGCGCGCTCGACCTCGTCATCGGCGTCCGCGGGCTCGGCGTGCTCTACGGTCTCGGGGACGGCACATTCGAGTCGCCGGTCTGGACCGGTTCTGGTTCCGGTGTCACCGGGATCACGGCGGGGGATTTCAACGCCGACGCGCGCACGGATGTCGTGGCGTCCGGCGGAACGACTTCGGCGGTATTCCTGTCCGACGCTTTCGGTTTCCTGCAGGAAGCCGAGCCCATCCGACCCGTCGGAGCGGACACCGTAGGAGATTTCGACGGGGACGGCAGGCTGGACCTTGCAGGTCCCGGAGTTCTCTACCTCGGAAACGGGGACGGCACGTTCACGACCGCGCGGTACCTGCCGACCGGATATGCAGCGGCGCTCACGGTCGTCGACGTGAACAAGGACGGCAAGCCGGACCTCGCGTGGATGAGCCCGAACACGGCGTTCGGGACGATGCTCGGCGACGGATCCGGCGGATTCGGAACCGCCGTGATGACCTCGTTCCCTGTCCCGTACTTCAACGGCGTGTTCGCCGACGTCACGGGAGACGGCATCCCGGACGCCGTCGTGACGGCGAGCGCCGTCCCGCCCACGGCGCTCTACGTCCTGCCGGGCGACGGCAGCGGGAAGTTCGGCGCATCCATCGTCACGACATTCGGGTCCTTTCAGCAGATTCGGCCTCCCGTCGTCGCGGACTTCGACGGGGACGGGCATCCGGACGTCGCGTTCGTGCTGGACGGAGGGCTCGTCGTCCTGTTCGGCGACGGCACCGGGCATTTCCCACGGTCGCAACCGCCGAGAATCGTGCCGTTCGGAGACCTCAGCGTCTCGGATCTGAACGGCGACGGCAAGCCAGACCTCGTCATCGCGAGCCCGGGCGGCGACGTCGGCGACCGCCTCATGACGCTCATAAATGACGGCACGGGCCGGTTCTCGACGGTCGTCGACCTCGCCCTCTCGCCCTCGGTTTACGCTCCCTCAATCCGATTGATCGACGCAGACGGGGACGGGAAACCCGACCTCCTCGCGACGTCGTACGGCGTCGTGACCTTCCGGAAGGGAGATGGGGCGGGCGGATTCGGTCCGGCGGTCGACACGCCGGTGCCCGAGGCGTGGTCGCTCGTCGCGGCCGATTTCGACGGAGACGGCGTTCTCGATCTTCTGACCGGCTTCGATTCCATGAGAATTCTCAAGGGCAGGGGCGACGGCACCTACGATGTCGTCGGGAGCATCCCATTCCCCGCCGGAGCGCGTCTGGCCTCGGACGTGACCGGCGACGGGAGACCCGACGTCATCGGGATGGACTACAACAACACTTGGCTGGTCCCCAACACCACGTGCGTGCCGCGCCGCCTCCAACTCGACGCGTCACCGCTTTCGTGCGGCTCGGCGGGCGTCCCGTTCCCAACACAGCCGACGATCCGGGTCTTCGACGACGCCGGGAACCCGCTTCTCTGCGAAACGGGAACCGTCGTCGCGTCGCTCGCGCCGGGTGGAACGGCCGGCGCGAATCTCGGTGGAACGACGTCCGTTCCCCTGGTTTCCGGCGTCGCGCAATTCACGGACCTCGCGATCGACAAAGCGGGCGGCGGGTACCGCGTGCGCTTCGACCTCGCCGCAACCCGACCCACGGCGACGCCGCTCTTTTCCCAGTCCCTTCCGGCCCCCTCGATCTCGGGGCCGACTCAAACCTGTTCGGGCTCAACCGCTCGGTTCGAAGGTCCCGCGGCGGATGGGTGGACGTGGTCTCTCGACGGCGCCGTCGTCGGGACGGCCCGGATTCTCACGCTTCCGGCGATCCCGACCGGTGCGCACGCGCTTGCCCTCGCGATCCGCGCCGCGGCCTGTTCTTCGTCGGCATCCGCCGCTCTGACCGTGTCCGCGGCGCTCTCGGCGCCGTCCGCCTCGAGTAATTCTCCCGTGCCGTTCGGCGGCACGCTTCAACTCAACGCAACGGCGATTCCAGGGGCCACGTACCGTTGGGCGGGCCCGAACGGGTTCTCGTCGACGGCCCGGAACCCAGCCATCACGTTCGCAAAGGACGTGAACGGCGGTCGATACACGGTTGTCGCGACGGTCGGGACGTGCGACTCCGCACCTGCCACGACGGACGTCGTCGTCGTGCCCCCGGCGTGTACGGGCTGTCCGCGGCCCTCCTTCTCGCCGGCGGTGCGGGCGGTGCCGGTGCCGGCCGGATTCCAGGGCCTGGCCCTGGCCGATTTCGACGGCGACGGGATCGTGGACGTCGTTGCCGCGACCAGCGGCTCGAACGGTACCGTTTCCTTCCTGAAGGGAGACGGACGCGGAGCCTTCGCGAGTGCCCTGACTTCCCAGACGCAGGCCGGCGACGCCTCCCTGCTCGCCGCCGCGGATCTCGACGGCAACGGGCTCCCCGACCTCGTGACGGGGTCCGACGGAATCTGGGTCTCCCTCCAGACCTCGCCCGGACATTTCGGCAAGGCGGAGCGTTTTCCGATCGGGTATCCCGTCACGGCCCTGGCGATCGCGGACGTCAACGACGACGGCTTCCCGGACATCCTGGCCACCCAGAGCGGCGGAGGCGGATTCGGGATGCCGTACAACCCCGGCCGCGTGGCCGTCCTCATCGGCAATGGCGTCGGCGGTTTCGGGTCGCCGTCGTATCTGCCGGTCGAGATCCAGCCTTCCGCACTCGTCGTGCGCGACCTGAACGGCGACGGGAAGGCGGACCTCATCGTCGCGAACCAGCTCTCGGAGACGATCTCCGTCTTTTTCGGCGACGGCGCCGGGGGCTTCACGCTTCAGACGACCCTGGCCGTTTCGGGTCCCCCGGTCGCGCTCGCGATGGGAGACGTGACGGGCGACGCGATCGCCGACCTCGTGGTGGGGCTCGGGAGCCCGAGCCCGGCCGCCGTGATCTTCCAGGCCGCCGCATCCGGGTCGCTCGCGTTCGTCCGCTCCCTCCCGGTCGCCCTCGACACGAAGCTCGCCCTCGCGGACCTGAACGGCGACGGACGCGAAGACCTGCTGACCCTCGCGGGCGGGATCGTTCATGTCCGGCTCGGGCAGGGCTCGGCCCTCTTCTCGGCTCCCGAGTCGTATCCGGCGGCAGGCACGGCCACCAGTTTCCTCGTCGCCGATTTCAACGGAGACGGACGCGCCGACGTCGTGGTCGGGACCGGCTTGCGCGTCCTGCTCCTCGCGGGAGACGGCAATGGCGGTCTGCCGCTCCTTCCGTCGCTCGGACCGTTCGCCGGCGCGCCGACCGGGCTCAAGGCCATCGACCTGAACGCCGATGGCCGGCCGGATCTGGTCGTCGCCGTCCCATGGCCCTACCCGCCCGCTCTCGGGGTCTACCTCGCGGGCGCCGCAGGCTTCACGCTCGCGGCCACCCTTCGCCCGCCCGGGTCGTATCTCATGGACTCCTTCTCGACGGGAGACGTGGACGGCGACGGGATCCCCGACGTGATCGAGCTCGACCGGACGGGCTCCTTCTTCGTCTTCCGGGGGCTCGGGAACGGGCTCTTCGCCGCGCCGGTCCGGACCGACGTCGGCCGCGGTTTCAGGTTCCTCGGCGCCGGGGACATCGACGGCGACGGCCGAACCGATCTCCTCATCGGGCCCGACTACACGTTCGGCGGGGCGACGACCGCGTGGTTCGGAAACGGAGCCTCGGGTTTCGGATCGCCGGTCGACCTCCCGACGGCGATCTGGAACACGACCGTCGCGATCGGAGATCTCAATGGCGACGGGAAAGGCGACGTCATCGCGCGTGACGACAACTCGCAGGCGCTCCTCGTCTATCTCTGGAACGGGACGTCGTTCGACGCCGCGATCAAGACGCCGATCGACGCGACGCCGGTCTCTCTTGCCGTCGGTGACTTCGACGGCGACGGGAAGAAAGACCTCGTCGTCGCCATCTCGCCGCAGTACGCCGGATCGTCGCCGGGCCTGAGGTTCCTGTCCGGCGACGGCGCGGGCCACTTCGCGGCGCCCGTCACGTTCGGCGCGCGCGACGTCTTCTCGAACCTCGTCGTGTCGGACTTCAACGGCGACGGTGCGCTCGACGCGGCGGCGATCTCGAATGCGGGCACGGTCGCCGTGTACATGGGCGACGGCCACGGGGCCTTCTCGAATTCGGGCGACTTCACGGGAGGCGGCGTCGGGTTCGGCCTCGCGGCCGCGGACCTCGACGGCGACGGGAAGCAGGACCTCGCGTTCCTTCGGACGAACCCTTCGGACGTCGCCTTCCTCTTCAATACGAACTGCGTGCCCAGCCGGCTGGGCGTCACGTCGAACCCCGCGTGCGCCCTCGCCGGGCAGACCTTCTCGCTCGACGTCGGGGTCTTCGACGACGGCGGCAACGTCGTTTCGTGCGGCGCCGCCGACGTCGGCGCACGTCTCGTCGCGGGGACCGGCGCGGCGGGAGCGATCCTGTCCGGCACCGCGACCGTGACGGCCGCGTCCGGGCTCGCGCACTTCGGCGACCTCGCAGTCGATCGCGACGGTCGCCGCTACCGGATCGAGCTCTCGCACCCGCTCGCCGCGAGCGCTCGCACCGCGCCGTTTTCCGTCGGAGCCGTGCCGTCTCCGACGATCACGGGCCCGCCGCAGCTCTGTGCGGGAACGTCCGTGTGGACGGCACCTTCCGGTTACGACACCTACGCCTGGACCGTCGACGGGGCGCCCGTATCCTCGGCCCGCCGCGTGACGCCCTCGTTCCTGTCGGCGGGAAACCACACCCTCGGCCTGACCGCGACGAGGGACCGGTGTCCGGCCCAGGCGAACGTCGTGATCTCGACGCACCGCCCGCGCTCACGGCTCTCTCCCCGAACCACGGCGACTCGCAGGGCGGCACGTTCGTGACGCTGACGGCGGGCTGCGTCGCGCCCGGCGCGTCGGTCACTTTCGGAAGCGCCGTCGCGGATCCGTGGGTTTCCCCCGAGCAGCCCCCGTTGCAGGTGTTCACGGGCGGGCACGCCCCGGGCGCCGTGGACGCGGCCGTGACGAACCCGGACGGTCAGGCGGCCGTCCTCGCCGGCGGATACACGTACGAATGCGACACCCGGGCTCCGGCCGCCTCGAACAACGGCCCGATTTGCGCCGGATCGAGCCTCGTTCTAGGCGCGCCGTACTTCGCGGGAGCAACGTACGCGTGGACGGGCCCGAACGGCTTCTCGGCGAACACACGATTCGTGACGATCTCGTCCGCCACGGTGGCGCAGTCGGGCCCTTACACGGTGACGATCGGAGACGTGTTCGGCTGCACGCTCCCGCCCGCGACGACGACGGCCGTCGTGAACCCACGCCCGTCCGCGGCGATCTCGGCACCTTCCTCGGTCTTCGCGAGGTCCACCGGAAATGTCGCGTCCGTCCCGGACGGCGGTCCGGGCGCCTTTTACAACTGGGCGATCACGAATGCGGGCGGGACCATCACGTCCCCAAACACTGCGCGGTCCATCACATTCGATGCAGGGGCGTCGGGAGACATCGCCGTGAACGTGTACGTCTCGTCGGGCAACTGCTCGAACTCATCCGCGGCCACGATTCCGATCACGCCGAGGCCGACGCTTCTCCAGGTCGTGACTCCCTGCCGGCTCGTCGATACGCGCCTCCCGGCCGGCCCGGGCGGCGGGCCCGCGCTCGCCGCCGGCGTCATCCGGAACTTCCCGCTCGCCGGGCGCTGCGGCGTCCCGGCGGACGCGACCGCCGTCGCGGTCAACGCGACCGTGACCCTTCCCTCGTCTGCAGGTTCGCTGCGGGTCTATCCCGGCGGAACGCCAACGCCCGGGACCACGAACCTGAGCTTCGGCGTGGGCCAGACGCGCGCGGGGAGCAGCATCGTGGGACTGGGGCCCGACGGGAGCGTCGACGTTGTCTCGACGCAAGCCGCCGGCACCGTCCACGTCATCCTGGACGTGAGCGGATACTTCAAATAGCGCCCCCGCCCGCCGGCGCTATTTCGGGATCGGGATCGAGCCGATGAGCCCCTTGAGGTCCTCGTCCTTCCACCGGATCCCGCCGCCGATGAACGCGGAGCGAAGGCCGGGGTTCAGGAGGTCGTCCACGCCACCCGTGGCGTAGAGGTTCGGGCTCGCGTTCCAGCGCCCGTAGAGCTTCACGTGCCCGCGGTAGTTGTCGCGCGAGAAGTCCCAGACCTCGCCCGCGAGCCGGTACTTGTCGGCCTTGAACGTCTGCTCGATTGCGGCGCCGCCGCGCGACTCGATCAGGCCGGCCCGGAGGATGGTGTCCTTGAGGCGGTAGCCGAGCTGGAGCGAGAGGAGGAGCTGGTCGACGTACCGCTCGCCCGTCGTGTGGATCGTCTGCTCGCTCCCGTTCGGGAACGTGACGGTCGTCGTCTCGTCGATGTTCTGCCGCATGCCCTTCGGCGTCGCCCCGATCTCGAGGCGATAGAACTTGTTGTCGCGCGGGATCGCGTCCAGCGTGAACCAGTACTTGCCGTCGCCCGCGCGGCTCGTGTACTCGGCGCGGAACCCGAGGTCGAGCTGGATCCGGTTCATCCGCGACAGGGTCTGGTTCAGCGACTCGACGCCGGTCTTGACGGAGGTGAGCGCGTCGTTGAGGTTCTTGTGCGTCTCGTCGTCGTTCAGGAGCTTGCCGATCGTGCCCTGCCCGGTGTCGATCTTCCCGGTGATCGAGTTCAGGTTGTCGGCCGTGGTCTTGAGCTTCCCGGAGATCTCGTCCGCGTTCGACATCGTGGACTTGAAGGTGGCCCGGTTCTCGTCGAGGATCCGGTCCATCCGCGCGAGCGTCTCGCGCATCTGGCCCGAGAACTCCTTGAGGTTCGCGAGCGTCACGTCGACGTTGTTCCGGTTGTGTTCGACGAGGTCCTTGAGCGCCTCGGCGAGCGCGCCGATGTTGTCCACGATCCGGTTGATCTTCTCCTCGCCCTGCTTGCCCCCCATGGACCCCGCGAGCGCCGAGGACAGCTCCTTGAGGTCCTTGCCGATGTCCGTCGCCATCTTCGTGAGGTCGTCGAAGCCCGTCGAGGAGACGCCTTCGAGGAGAGCGCCCTGGGCGAGGCGCGGGGCGCCCGGCGTTCCCGGCTGCAGCTCGACGTACTTGTCCCCGAGCATCCCGAGGCTCCGGATCTGGGCCGAGGCGCCCTCGCGCAGCTCGACGCCCGGGTCGAGAGCGAGGTGGATGACCGCGGTGCCGTCGGGACGCAGCGTGATCCCGTCCACTTTGCCGATCAGCACGCCGGCGATGCGAACCGCGGACTTGTCGTCCAGGCCGGCGACGTCCTTGAAGTGCGCGTCGACCGTGTTCGTGCGCGCCTTCTTTCCGAAGTGCAGGTCCTCGATCTTGAGGATCAGGACGCCGAGCGCGAGCAGAACGGCGACGAAGAAGGCTCCGATCTTCGCGGTGGTCGTCATGCGGTCTCCATCATACGGGGGGCGCGGCCGCGGGAGAGACCCCCGGCCGCCGCTCCGGCTCGAGCTCCGGCGGCGAGAGCTCGCTGTCGCCCTTGACGAACGCCGCGACGCGCGGGTCGGCCGAAGCCTCGAATTCCTTCGGGGGAAGGTCGATTGCGATCTTGCCGTGCGCGAGGAGGCCCACGCGATCCGCGATCGCGAACGCGACCTTCAGGTCGTGCGTGATCGTGATCGCGGTCGGGTTCATGCGCTTCCTCATCTCCTCGATGACGCGCACGAGGACGTCCGTCGTGATCGGGTCGAGCCCGGTGGTGGGCTCGTCGAAGAGGAGGATCTGCGGCTGGAGCGCGATCGCGCGGGCAAAGCCCACGCGGCGCCGCATGCCGCCGGACAGCTCCGACGGGCGCTTGTCCTCGGTGCCGGGCAGGCGGACGAGATCGAGGCACTCCGCGACGCGGTCCGCGATCTCCTTCTTCGTCTGCTTCGTGTGGCGGACGAGCGGGAACGCGATGTTCTCGCCCACGCTCATGGAGTCGAAGAGCGCGCCCTCCTGGAACGACATCCCGAACTTCCGCCTGAGGACGTCGCGCTCGCGCGCCGAGACCGCCCAGAGGTCCTCGCCGTCGATCTCGACCGACCCCGCGTCCGGCTTCAGGAGGCCGACGACGTGCTTCAGGAGGACGCTTTTCCCGATGCCCGACTGCCCGAGGAGAACGAGGGACTCCCCTTTCTCG is drawn from Acidobacteriota bacterium and contains these coding sequences:
- a CDS encoding ABC transporter ATP-binding protein produces the protein MAAPAPSGVPSIRLRGVTKAFGPKVVLDHLDLAVEKGESLVLLGQSGIGKSVLLKHVVGLLKPDAGSVEIDGEDLWAVSARERDVLRRKFGMSFQEGALFDSMSVGENIAFPLVRHTKQTKKEIADRVAECLDLVRLPGTEDKRPSELSGGMRRRVGFARAIALQPQILLFDEPTTGLDPITTDVLVRVIEEMRKRMNPTAITITHDLKVAFAIADRVGLLAHGKIAIDLPPKEFEASADPRVAAFVKGDSELSPPELEPERRPGVSPAAAPPV
- a CDS encoding VCBS repeat-containing protein; amino-acid sequence: MLNAPRPRVGARHARALRRLTFPIALLAGLFASSPAAEAACTGCAKPSFGPNALAFPTDGVRAAGDFNGDGISDVATARFGQWANTLGTIRVSLGSAGGTMLLASSTDVPDTYDLAIATGDFDGDGRLDLVVVKRQVDGQNLTGHVLFLRGDGAGGFAPALSVASGFIPGPFAVLDVDGDGRLDLAVGSLDEVLVFRGRGDGTFQAPTAIPYSGWIAAIVVGDVDSDGRPDLVVSNTTRMSVLRNTPGGLVTSFESFDAPTSSREFALADVDGDGALDLVIGVRGLGVLYGLGDGTFESPVWTGSGSGVTGITAGDFNADARTDVVASGGTTSAVFLSDAFGFLQEAEPIRPVGADTVGDFDGDGRLDLAGPGVLYLGNGDGTFTTARYLPTGYAAALTVVDVNKDGKPDLAWMSPNTAFGTMLGDGSGGFGTAVMTSFPVPYFNGVFADVTGDGIPDAVVTASAVPPTALYVLPGDGSGKFGASIVTTFGSFQQIRPPVVADFDGDGHPDVAFVLDGGLVVLFGDGTGHFPRSQPPRIVPFGDLSVSDLNGDGKPDLVIASPGGDVGDRLMTLINDGTGRFSTVVDLALSPSVYAPSIRLIDADGDGKPDLLATSYGVVTFRKGDGAGGFGPAVDTPVPEAWSLVAADFDGDGVLDLLTGFDSMRILKGRGDGTYDVVGSIPFPAGARLASDVTGDGRPDVIGMDYNNTWLVPNTTCVPRRLQLDASPLSCGSAGVPFPTQPTIRVFDDAGNPLLCETGTVVASLAPGGTAGANLGGTTSVPLVSGVAQFTDLAIDKAGGGYRVRFDLAATRPTATPLFSQSLPAPSISGPTQTCSGSTARFEGPAADGWTWSLDGAVVGTARILTLPAIPTGAHALALAIRAAACSSSASAALTVSAALSAPSASSNSPVPFGGTLQLNATAIPGATYRWAGPNGFSSTARNPAITFAKDVNGGRYTVVATVGTCDSAPATTDVVVVPPACTGCPRPSFSPAVRAVPVPAGFQGLALADFDGDGIVDVVAATSGSNGTVSFLKGDGRGAFASALTSQTQAGDASLLAAADLDGNGLPDLVTGSDGIWVSLQTSPGHFGKAERFPIGYPVTALAIADVNDDGFPDILATQSGGGGFGMPYNPGRVAVLIGNGVGGFGSPSYLPVEIQPSALVVRDLNGDGKADLIVANQLSETISVFFGDGAGGFTLQTTLAVSGPPVALAMGDVTGDAIADLVVGLGSPSPAAVIFQAAASGSLAFVRSLPVALDTKLALADLNGDGREDLLTLAGGIVHVRLGQGSALFSAPESYPAAGTATSFLVADFNGDGRADVVVGTGLRVLLLAGDGNGGLPLLPSLGPFAGAPTGLKAIDLNADGRPDLVVAVPWPYPPALGVYLAGAAGFTLAATLRPPGSYLMDSFSTGDVDGDGIPDVIELDRTGSFFVFRGLGNGLFAAPVRTDVGRGFRFLGAGDIDGDGRTDLLIGPDYTFGGATTAWFGNGASGFGSPVDLPTAIWNTTVAIGDLNGDGKGDVIARDDNSQALLVYLWNGTSFDAAIKTPIDATPVSLAVGDFDGDGKKDLVVAISPQYAGSSPGLRFLSGDGAGHFAAPVTFGARDVFSNLVVSDFNGDGALDAAAISNAGTVAVYMGDGHGAFSNSGDFTGGGVGFGLAAADLDGDGKQDLAFLRTNPSDVAFLFNTNCVPSRLGVTSNPACALAGQTFSLDVGVFDDGGNVVSCGAADVGARLVAGTGAAGAILSGTATVTAASGLAHFGDLAVDRDGRRYRIELSHPLAASARTAPFSVGAVPSPTITGPPQLCAGTSVWTAPSGYDTYAWTVDGAPVSSARRVTPSFLSAGNHTLGLTATRDRCPAQANVVISTHRPRSRLSPRTTATRRAARS
- a CDS encoding MCE family protein, giving the protein MTTTAKIGAFFVAVLLALGVLILKIEDLHFGKKARTNTVDAHFKDVAGLDDKSAVRIAGVLIGKVDGITLRPDGTAVIHLALDPGVELREGASAQIRSLGMLGDKYVELQPGTPGAPRLAQGALLEGVSSTGFDDLTKMATDIGKDLKELSSALAGSMGGKQGEEKINRIVDNIGALAEALKDLVEHNRNNVDVTLANLKEFSGQMRETLARMDRILDENRATFKSTMSNADEISGKLKTTADNLNSITGKIDTGQGTIGKLLNDDETHKNLNDALTSVKTGVESLNQTLSRMNRIQLDLGFRAEYTSRAGDGKYWFTLDAIPRDNKFYRLEIGATPKGMRQNIDETTTVTFPNGSEQTIHTTGERYVDQLLLSLQLGYRLKDTILRAGLIESRGGAAIEQTFKADKYRLAGEVWDFSRDNYRGHVKLYGRWNASPNLYATGGVDDLLNPGLRSAFIGGGIRWKDEDLKGLIGSIPIPK
- the radA gene encoding DNA repair protein RadA; its protein translation is MARKPATVFACSACGAQSPQWIGRCPECGGWNTLAEEREAPRAAAAGAGVASTAVRLSDVAAAEVPRIPTGMADVDRVLGGGLVPGSIVLLGGEPGIGKSTLLLQVASRLAERMGEVLYVSAEESAQQIRMRAVRLGVAAPGLFLLAETNLDAILEAARAGRYAAVVVDSIQTIASPAAQAAAGSVTQVRECASRLQVFAKTTGVPVFLIGHVTKDGTLAGPKTLEHLVDAVLSFEGERFHAQRVVRALKNRFGPAHELGVFEMTGAGLVEVANPSALYLGTGAGSRPGSVVLAGVEGTRPLLLEVQALTVEAKYGSPRRTAIGFDGTRLALLLAVLERHGGLKLASHDVFLNVAGGAESVEPAADLAVCAAVAGSLRARALAPGTFAFGEVGLLGEVRAVSDAVLRLKEAVSLGLKIALVPAGNAGEAAAFPDLSVVPLRSVEELLART